One window of the Rosa rugosa chromosome 3, drRosRugo1.1, whole genome shotgun sequence genome contains the following:
- the LOC133735283 gene encoding glutathione S-transferase F13-like has translation MVLKLHGLSVSTNTARVVACLHEKDVDFELVPVDLFARGNKEPSFLAKNPFGQIPVLEDGGITLFESRAITSYVAEKFKETGTDLIRHESFDEAALVKVWTEVESQQYHPAICPIIYEFFGKPVQGLEPDQAVIDANLEKLEKVLNVYEAKLSSTKYLAGDFYSLADLHHFPYTFYFMKTTWGSVISDRPHVKAWWDDITSRPALKKVAEGMTFGENQ, from the exons ATGGTGCTCAAGCTGCATGGACTTTCTGTGTCGACCAACACAGCTCGCGTAGTGGCTTGTCTCCATGAAAAAGATGTCGATTTCGAGCTTGTCCCGGTTGATCTTTTTGCCCGTGGAAACAAGGAGCCTTCTTTTCTTGCCAAGAAT CCCTTTGGCCAGATTCCAGTATTAGAAGATGGTGGCATCACACTTTTTG AATCTAGGGCAATCACATCCTATGTGGCTGAAAAATTCAAGGAAACCGGAACTGATCTCATAAGGCACGAAAGCTTTGATGAAGCTGCATTGGTTAAGGTATGGACAGAAGTTGAATCCCAACAATACCACCCAGCAATCTGTCCCATTATATACGAGTTTTTTGGAAAACCAGTACAAGGCTTGGAACCAGACCAGGCAGTGATTGATGCAAATTTGGAGAAGCTAGAGAAGGTGCTCAACGTTTACGAGGCCAAGCTGAGCAGCACCAAGTACCTTGCTGGTGATTTCTATAGCCTAGCCGATCTTCACCATTTCCCTTACACTTTTTATTTCATGAAGACTACTTGGGGCTCAGTGATCAGTGATCGTCCTCATGTTAAGGCCTGGTGGGATGACATTACGTCTAGGCCTGCTTTGAAGAAAGTTGCTGAGGGTATGACTTTTGGTGAGAATCAGTGA
- the LOC133737826 gene encoding uncharacterized protein LOC133737826, translating to MKAFLERYHKRKATEQLTPPEAPQIRNTSNDGTSEHHSEELNLTNQLAPPQSHRTNNASEDIGTSKYSVNEINIEDLPGDPGLRTPILEYHPNVRDRVRRHYLLQGPCQPKNYNFPQTEFSDVKRRFNVNWFKDHPSWLEYSIEKDAAYCLHCYLFKPNIGDQAGGDVFVGTGFNNWKKKHNLKDHVGGINSAHNNARRMCEVLLNQRQHVDTVLVNQTQQDRINYRTRLNASVDCARFLLRQGLPFRGHDESDYSNNQGNFRELLKWHSDKVDDIKKVVLKNAPRNHQLTSPDIQHDIVKAAATETLNVIISDIGDALFSILVDESRDVSGKEQMAIVLRYVSKGQVIERFVGVKHVTDTTSASLKTAIDQFFSENGLSISSLRGQGYDGASNMRGEFNGLKALILKENGSAFYVHCFAHQLQLAIVAVAKNHILISNLFMFVGNLVNVAGSSCKRRDSLREKQVAKIIEELNIGSILSGRGLNQETTLKRAGDTRWSSHYGTLISIINLFPSLVELLEEIKEDGSSTDQKQDASRLLDSLESFDFVFSLHLMKVLLGTTNQLSQALQRRDQDIVNNAMNLVKVCKEQLQNMRDNGWDSLLSQVVSFCEKQEIDVPNMDDVPFIPGKSRRRAPKVTNLHRYRVELFCAVIDMQLQELNDHFTETTTELLLCMAYLNPSNSFSAFSKEKLIRLAQFYPKDFSAVSLLALEDELDTYISDMRSSSVFTQLKGISDLGEKMVETQKDKVYPLFYLLITLTLILPVATATVERAFSAMKIIKSDLRNRMGDMWMNSSMITYIEKEIFDDIDNETIMKRFQNMSNRRGQ from the coding sequence ATGAAAGCCTTTTTAGAGAGGTATCATAAGAGAAAAGCAACCGAACAGTTGACACCACCTGAAGCTCCTCAAATAAGAAACACATCCAATGATGGTACTTCAGAACATCATTCTGAAGAATTGAACTTGACAAATCAGTTGGCACCCCCTCAATCCCATCGGACAAATAATGCATCTGAAGATATTGGTACTTCAAAATATTCTGTCAATGAGATTAATATAGAAGATCTTCCTGGAGATCCTGGACTTCGAACTCCGATTTTAGAGTACCATCCTAATGTTCGAGATCGAGTGCGAAGACATTATTTACTGCAAGGTCCTTGTCAACCAAAAAACTATAATTTTCCTCAAACAGAATTTAGTGATGTTAAGCGAAGGTTTAACGTCAATTGGTTTAAGGATCATCCTAGTTGGTTGGAGTATAGTATAGAAAAGGATGCTGCATATTGTTTGCATTGTTATCTTTTTAAACCAAATATTGGAGACCAAGCAGGTGGTGATGTATTTGTTGGTACAGGGTTTAATAATTGGAAGAAAAAACACAATCTTAAAGATCATGTTGGAGGGATCAATAGCGCTCACAACAATGCTAGAAGAATGTGTGAAGTTTTATTAAATCAAAGACAGCATGTTGATACAGTTTTGGTGAACCAAACACAACAAGATCGGATTAACTATCGTACTCGTTTGAATGCATCAGTTGATTGTGCTCGTTTTCTACTACGACAAGGATTGCCATTTCGTGGTCATGATGAATCTGATTATTCAAATAACCAAGGAAATTTTAGAGAGCTTTTGAAGTGGCATTCTGATAAAGTTGATGATATAAAAAAGGTTGTCTTGAAAAATGCTCCAAGAAATCATCAATTAACATCACCTGATATTCAACATGATATTGTCAAGGCTGCTGCAACTGAAACTCTCAATGTCATAATTAGTGATATTGGTGACGCATTATTCTCTATTCTTGTTGACGAGTCTCGTGATGTATCAGGAAAAGAGCAAATGGCAATTGTATTGCGATATGTGAGCAAAGGACAAGTAATTGAGCGTTTTGTCGGTGTTAAACATGTCACTGATACTACTTCTGCATCACTGAAGACAGCCATTGATCAATTCTTTTCAGAGAATGGATTAAGCATATCTAGCCTCCGTGGTCAAGGTTATGATGGAGCTAGTAATATGAGAGGAGAATTCAATGGTCTAAAAGCACTTATTTTAAAGGAGAATGGGTCAGCTTTTTATGTTCATTGCTTTGCTCACCAGCTTCAGCTGGCTATTGTGGCTGTAGCAAAAAATCATATCTTAATCTCTAATCTCTTCATGTTTGTTGGTAATCTGGTGAATGTTGCTGGAAGCTCATGTAAACGTCGTGATTCTCTTCGAGAGAAACAAGTCGCCAAGATTATCGAAGAACTTAATATTGGTTCTATTTTAAGTGGGAGGGGCTTGAATCAGGAAACCACCCTAAAGCGAGCTGGTGATACAAGATGGAGCTCACATTATGGTACTTTGATTAGTATCATCAACTTATTTCCATCTTTAGTTGAATTGCttgaagaaataaaagaggATGGATCATCTACAGATCAGAAACAAGATGCAAGCAGATTATTAGACTCATTGGAATCATTCGACTTTGTATTTAGTCTACATTTGATGAAGGTTTTGTTGGGGACTACAAATCAATTATCACAGGCATTGCAAAGAAGAGACCAAGATATTGTGAATAATGCAATGAACTTAGTTAAAGTGTGTAAGGAGCAATTGCAAAATATGAGAGACAATGGATGGGATTCTCTTCTTAGTCAAGTTGTTTCATTTTGTGAAAAACAGGAGATTGATGTTCCTAACATGGATGATGTTCCTTTTATTCCAGGAAAATCACGGCGTAGAGCTCCAAAGGTCACTAATCTGCATAGGTATCGAGTTGAATTATTTTGTGCAGTCATAGATATGCAACTTCAAGAGCTAAATGATCATTTTACAGAGACTACTACCGAGCTACTTCTCTGTATGGCATATCTTAATCCATCTAATTCATTCTCAGCTTTTAGCAAAGAAAAATTGATTCGGCTTGCTCAGTTTTATCCTAAAGATTTTTCTGCAGTATCTCTCTTGGCTCTTGAAGATGAATTGGACACTTATATATCTGATATGCGAAGCAGTAGTGTGTTTACACAATTGAAAGGAATTAGTGACCTTGGAGAAAAAATGGTTGAGACACAGAAGGACAAGGTTTATCCATTATTTTACTTGCTCATAACATTGACGCTAATTCTTCCAGTTGCAACTGCCACTGTAGAAAGAGCATTTTCTGCCATGAAGATCATAAAAAGTGATTTGCGAAACCGAATGGGAGACATGTGGATGAATAGCAGCATGATTACATATATCGAGAAAGAAATATTTGATGATATTGATAATGAAACCATCATGAAAAGATTTCAAAATATGAGCAATCGTCGTGGACAATAG
- the LOC133735282 gene encoding autophagy-related protein 18a encodes MATLSAFSPPSWPDPNTATFLSETTDADADSIATADDHDPQSPPPNPDLNNNTTFSPSPPDPTPATSRSPPSLFHLSFNQDQACFAVGTDHGFRIYNCDPFRELFRRDFDNGGGIGVVEMLFRCNILSIVGGGPDPQYPTNKVMIWDDHQGRCIGELSFRSVVRSVRLRRDRIVVVLEQKIFVYNFADLKLLHQIETIANPKGLCAVSQVAGSLVLVCPGLQKGQVRVEHYASKRTKFIMAHDSRLACFALTPDGQLLATASSKGTLIRIFNTLDGSLLQEVRRGADRAEIYSLAFSSTAQWLAVSSDKGTVHVFNLKVNSGSSGNEMRTSSDSNIVTSSSNSSLSFIRGVLPKYFNSEWSVAQFRLLEGSQYLVAFGHQKNTVVILGMDGSFYRCQFDPVNGGEMTQLEYHNFLKPEEAF; translated from the exons ATGGCCACCCTCTCCGCCTTCTCACCGCCCTCCTGGCCGGACCCCAACACCGCCACCTTCCTCTCCGAGACCACCGACGCCGACGCCGACTCCATCGCCACCGCCGACGACCACGACCCGCAATCGCCTCCTCCAAACCCTGACCTCAACAACAACACCACCTTCTCGCCGTCGCCGCCGGACCCAACCCCTGCGACGTCGCGCTCGCCTCCGTCGCTGTTCCACCTCTCGTTCAATCAGGACCAGGCCTGCTTCGCCGTGGGCACCGACCACGGCTTCCGGATCTACAACTGCGACCCCTTCCGCGAGCTCTTCCGCCGCGACTTCGACAACGGCGGCGGAATCGGCGTCGTGGAGATGCTCTTCCGCTGCAATATCCTGTCCATCGTCGGCGGTGGGCCCGACCCTCAGTACCCAACCAACAAGGTCATGATTTGGGACGATCACCAAGGCCGGTGCATCGGCGAGCTTTCGTTCCGCTCCGTCGTCCGGTCCGTGCGCCTCCGCAGGGACCGAATCGTCGTCGTTTTGGAGCAGAAGATTTTCGTGTACAATTTCGCCGACTTGAAATTGCTCCACCAGATTGAGACGATTGCGAACCCCAAGGGGCTCTGCGCGGTGTCGCAAGTGGCCGGGTCGCTGGTGCTGGTTTGCCCGGGGTTGCAGAAAGGGCAGGTTAGGGTTGAGCACTATGCTTCCAAGAGGACCAAATTCATCATGGCTCATGATTCCAGGCTCGCCTGCTTTGCTCTGACGCCGGACGGCCAGTTACTGGCCACCGCCAGCAGCAAGGGGACCCTCATTCGGATTTTCAATACACTTGATGGGAGTTTGCTTCAAGAG GTAAGGAGGGGAGCAGACAGAGCAGAAATCTATAGTCTGGCATTCTCTTCTACTGCCCAGTGGCTAGCAGTCTCGAGTGATAAGGGAACAGTCCACGTTTTCAATCTGAAGGTTAATTCCGGATCAAGTGGAAATGAGATGCGTACTTCCTCTGATTCTAATATAGTTACTTCATCATCAAACTCATCTCTTTCTTTCATCAGAG GTGTTTTGCCCAAATATTTTAACTCAGAGTGGTCTGTTGCTCAGTTTCGCTTGCTTGAGGGTTCTCAATACCTTGTTGCTTTTGGCCACCAGAAGAATACAGTGGTCATTCTTGGCATGGATGGAAG CTTCTATCGGTGCCAGTTTGACCCGGTGAATGGAGGAGAGATGACCCAGCTGGAATATCACAACTTTCTAAAGCCAGAAGAAGCCTTCTGA